AGCGCTCGACCGCGAGCATGACGTTGCGCGCCGCAGCGGCTTCAGAAGCGACGACGTGCATGTCGACCGAGAGCGAGCCGCCGATCAGCCCGCGCGGGTCGAGGACGCCGGGCGAGCCGTCGAGCGCGTAACCGGTCGGCAGCGCGTGCAGCACCGCCTTGCCCGGGCGGATGGCGTGGTTCGCCGCGGCGGCGAGCACGCGCTTGACGTCGGAATCGCCGACCGAGCCGCCGCGCAGGTCCACGCTGGCAGCGTAATGCTGCGAGTTCAGGCGCCCGCCGGTGAGGTTCACGATCACCGACTGGACCTCGACCTTGGCCATGCGTTCGGCCGCGTCCACGGCGGCACGGATGGCACGCTCGGCGCTTTCGAGATCGATGATCGCCCCGCCCTTCAGGCCGAGCGAGCGCTGGTGGCCGATGCCGATGATGCGCGCGACATGGGTACGCCCGCGCAGCCGCTCGTTCGCCTCGGCCGGGTTGAGCTCGGCGATCAGGCAGACGACCTTGCTCGTGCCGATGTCCAGAATCGACAAGGTCGCGCTCTTGCGCGACGACAAGGGCCGCATCCGCGGCGTCAGGCCCTGCGAGGTCAAGCTCATGCCTCGCCGCCCTTCTTCTTCGTCTTGCTCTTGAGCTGCTCGGCCCGCGCGGTCGCGGCTTCTTCGGTCAGGCGCATGGTCACGCGGTCAGGCTGGCGCATGTCGATGGCGATCAAATCCTTCTCGCTGATTCGGAAGTCCTGCTCGAGACTGGCGAGGCGCTTCACGGCGGCGCCGGCGCCCTGCTCCGGCAGCCTGATGTCGGCGCCGGTATCGAGCTTGAGATTCCAGCGCCGGCCGGCGACGAGGCTGCCGGCGCGGATGCGTGCAGCGAAAGGGCCGGCCTCGCTGAGCAGCGCGAGATAGTCCTTTGCCTTGAGATTGGCGTCGGCGCCGACGACCAGCGGCAGGTTGGCGAAGCGGCCATCATCCATCTTGTCGATCACCGTGCCGTCCTGGGCGATGAGGAAAAGCTCGCCCTTGACCTGCCAGAGCGCATAGGGCTCGCGCTCGGTGAGATTGATCGAAATCTCGCCGGGATAGAGCTTGCGGACCGAGGCCTCGCGGATCATCGGCGTCGCTTCGAGCCGCTTGCGGGCCTCGTCCGCATCGAAGAAGGCGAGCGAGATCTTGGGATCGATGCCGGCCGCGACCAGGACCTCGATCTCCGAGAGCCCGCTCAGGCCCGAAATGGTAATCCGGTCGATGCCGAGTCCGACAGCCCGGGCCAGCGCGTGCCTCGGCTCGCCATAGGTCTCGCGGAAGGTCTCGTAGTGGCCACCGAGGATCGCCCCGGTCGCGCCCGTGAGCGTCAGGAAACCGATCGCCAGCCAGGAGCCGAGGCCGCTCGGCAGCCGCTCGGCCAGCGGCACCGCGACGGCGCTGCGGCGCGAGCCGCGGAACCAGCGGCGCGAGCGCTCGCCGACGAGGAGCTGAGGCCCCGTCACGCGCATCGGCAGGTTGGCGCCGGCAAACACCGGTTCCACCTTCACCGATTTAAGGAGGCGTCCTCCACGATCCATCTGACGAGCTCACCGAAATTCATGCCCGCATGGGCGGCTAATTCGGGCACCAGGCTAGTCTCGGTCATGCCCGGCTGCGTGTTGACTTCCAACCAGACGAGCGTGTCGCTCTCGTCGTCGTAGCGGAAGTCTGAACGGCTGACGCCGCGGCACCCGATTGCTTGATGCGCCGTTAACGCACACTCTTCGATCCGCTGGTAAATATTCGGTAAAATTTGAGCCGGGCAGATGTGGATTGAACCGCCTTTGGCATATTTGGCGTCGTAGTCGTAGAACTCGCCCGTCGCCGCCCGAATCTCCGTTACCCCCAAGGACTTGCCGTCCATCACCGCACAGGTCAGTTCGCGCCCGGCTATGAAGGTTTCGGCCAGCATGGTCTCGCCGCAGGGCCAGTCCGGCCGGGCGATCTCCTGGGGTGGGTGCTCGCGGCCTTTCTTAACGATCACCACCCCGACCGATGAGCCTTCGTCGATCGGCTTGATCACATAGGGCGGTGGCAGAGGGTGCCGTTTCGCGGCCTCGAAGCGTGAGACGCTGATGCCATGCGCGACCGGGACGCCGGCGGCAGACACGACCATCTTGGCCTTGTCCTTGCGAATGGCGAGCGCCGAGGCGAGCACGCCGGAATGGGTATAGGGAATGCCGAGGATCTCGAGCATGCCCTGGATGGTGCCGTCCTCGCCGAAGCGGCCATGCAGGGCGTTGAAGACGACCTCAGGCTTCAGCCTGGCCAGGACCTCGGCAACGTCGCGGCCGACCTCGACGCGCGTGACGCGATAGCCGACGCTTTCGAGCGCCCGAGCACAGGCCGCGCCGCTGCTGAGGCTGACCTCGCGCTCGACCGACCACCCGCCCATCAGCACTGCGACATGCTTGCTCATCAAGGTTCCTGACACCGAACTCCTCGGGCCGAACCTGAGCCGACATGGTTAACGACGCGTTAACGAAGCGCCCCGCCGGTTAATGGAAGCGCCCCTGTTGCGCGCAGGACTCACTCCCCCTCGCCGGCCGCGACCTTGGCCAGCAGGGCCTTGAGTTGCGCGCGCTCGGACGCGCCGAGCGCCGAAAGCAGCCGCTCCTCCGTCGCAACATGCGAGACCACGAGCCGCTCGATCAGCGCGAATCCTTCCGGCGTCAGCAAGATGCGCAGGCTGCGCCTGTCCTGCGGATCGGCCTGCCTTGCGACGAGCCCGCGCTTCTCCAGCCGGTCGAGCCGATTCGTCATCGCCGAGGTCGACAGCATCATGTCCTTGGCGAGTTCCGACGGGGTCAGCGAGCCGCCGCGCTCGCCCTGGCGGCGCAAGGTCATCAGCACGTCGAAGCCGGCGAAGTCGAGCTCGGCCCCGGCGAGATTGCCGGCCAGGCCCTGACGAATCCGCTCGCCTGCGCGCCAGACCGCACCACAGACCGCCATCGGGCTGGGATCGATGTCCGGTCGCGCCACTCGCCACTGGGCCAGAATCGAATCCAGTGGCCCACCCTGCCCATTCGCCTCGTCAGCTTGACTCATGGAAATCCTGCGCCTAATTATCCGTCATCAAGTAATTCGATATCGAATTATCTTCTATCGAACTATCCTACGCATCCACAACCCTCGATGCAAAGGGAGGCCGCCATGGCCGACAACAAGACCCGCATCCTGCTCGCGACGATCCTGGCGCCCCTCCTCTGGGGCTCGACCTATGTCATCTTCACCCAGACGCTCCCGGTCGAGCATCCGCTGCTGGTCGGGGCGCTGCGCGCTTTGCCCGCCGGCATCCTCCTGATGCTGCTCGGGCCGGGCCTGCCACCGCGCGACAAGCTCCTGCCGCTCGCCATCATCGGCTTTGCCAATATCGGCCTGTTCTTCGGCATGCTCTTCCTCAGCGCCTCGCGCCTGCCTGGCGGACTCGCCGCGACGCTCGGCTCGATGCAGCCGCTGCTCGTCGCCTTCCTCGCCTGGCCGCTGCTGCGCCGCCCTCGCCTCGGGCAGGTGCTCGCCGCGCTCGCCGGCACGATCGGCGTTGGCTTGCTGGTGATCGATAATACTGTGAAGCTCGACGCGATCGGCGTCGCCGCGGCGCTCGTCGGCGCCGCCTCGATGGCGACCGGCACCGTGCTGATCGAGCGCTGGGGCAAGATCGGTTCGCCGCTGGCGCTCGCCGCCTGGCAACTCACCCTCGGCGGGCTCCTGCTCCTGCCGGTCGCGCTCCTGGTCGAAGGCCTGCCGCCCGTACCGACCATGCGCAACCTCGCCGGGCTGACCTATCTGGTCGTGATCGGCACCGCCTTCGCCTATTGGCTCTGGGTGCGCGGCATCGCCACAATCGGCACGGGCGTCGCCTTCCTCAGCCTGCTCAGCCCGCTGGTCGCGACATTCCTCGGCGCGGCCCTGCTGGGCGAATGGTTCCACGCCCAGCAATGGCTCGGCATCGCCATCATCTTCGGCTCGACCGTCGCCGGCATCCTGCTGTCACGGCGCAAGCCGGCCGAAGCGGCGGCGCCTGATCAGGCCGCGACGCCGAACCGCTTGATCTCCCAGTGCAACTCATAGCCTGAGTTGTCCTTGACCCGGCGGCGGACCTCTTCGCCCAGTCCCTCGATATCGGCGGCCGTCGCGCCGCCGGTATTGATCAGGAAATTGCAGTGCATCTCGGAGACCTGCGCCCCGCCGACGCGCAGGCCCCGGCAGCCGGCGGCATCGATCAGTTGCCAGGCCTTGCCACCCTCTGGATTCTTGAAAGTCGAGCCGCCTGTGCGCTCCTTGATCGGCTGCGCCGCCTCGCGAGCCGAGGTCACCCGGTCCATCTCGGCCAGGATCGAGGCCTGGTCGCCCGGCCGTCCCTGGAAGAGCGCCGAGGTGAAGATCATGTCGGTCGGCGCCGTCGAGTTGCGATAGCTGAAGCCCATCTGCGCGTGCGAGAAGGTGACGATCTCACCGGCGCGCGTCACGCCCCGCGCCTCGACCAGAACGTCGGTGGTTTCGCCGCCATGTGCACCGGCATTCATCCGCAGCGCCCCGCCGATGCAGCCGGGAATGCCGCGATAGAAGGCGAGCCCGTCGAGCGAGGCATCGGCAGCAGCGCGTGCCACCTTCACGTCCGGAACCGCTGTCCCGGCACGCAACCGGTCACCCTCCTCGCGGGCGATCTCGCCGAAGCCCTTGCCGGCAAGGCGGATGACCACACCGGGAATGCCGCCATCGCGCACGATCAGGTTCGAGCCAAGCCCGACCACCGTGACCGGGATTTCGGCCGGCAGCCTGCCGAGCAGATAAGCGAGATCGGCCTCGTCGGCCGGGGTGAACAGCACCTGCGCCGCCCCGCCGACGCGGAACCAGGTCAGCCCCGCCATCTCCTGGTTGGCGGTGAGCCGCCCGCGCAGCTCGGGCGCGGCGGCGCGGATATCGGAGGTGATATCGAGGAAGCTCACTGCCTCGCCCCCAAGGCGACCAGTTCCCCCGGCAGGGCATAGGCCCATTGCGTGATATTGCCTGCCCCGAGGCAGACGACATAATCGCCCGGGCCGGCCAGCTCGGCGACCATGCCGGCGAGCTTGTCCGGGGATTCGAGCGGCAGCGTATGGCGATGGCCGCGCGCCTTGATCGCCGCCACCAGCGAATCGCGATCGATGCCCGGCATCGGCTGCTCGCCGGCCGCGTAGACATCCGCGATGATCACCGAATCCGCGTCGTTGAAGCAGGCGGCGAAGTCGGCGAACAGGCTCGACAGGCGGCTGTAGCGATGCGGCTGCATCACCGCGATGACCTTGCCCTTGGTCGAGGCGCGCGCCGCCTTGAGCACCGCGGCGATCTCGACCGGGTGGTGGCCATAATCGTCGAAGATCAGCGCGCCGTTCCACTCACCGGTCTTGGTGAAGCGGCGCTTCACGCCGCCGAAGCCGGCAAGCCCGGCGCGTATCTGTTCCACCGGCACGCCGAGATCATAGGCGACGGCGATCGCGGCGGTGGCGTTGAGCGCGTTGTGATGGCCCGGCATTGGCATGACGAGGTCGCGCACCACCTCCTCGCGGCCGCGCTTGCGGTCGCGGATCAGCAGCGTGAACTTCGACCGGCCGCCGGAGAGGTCGATATCGAGCAGGCGGAAATCGGCCTGCGGGTTCTCGCCATAGGTGATGACGCGGCGGTCCTCGATCTGCCCGACCTGCTCCTGCACGGTCGGATGGTCGATGCACATCACCGCAAAGCCGTAGAAGGGCAGGTTCTCGACGAAGGCGCGGAAGGCCGCCTTGATCGCATCGAACGAGCCGAAATGGTCGAGATGCTCCGGGTCGATATTGGTGATGATCGCGACATCGGCCGGCAGCTTCAGGAAGGTGCCGTCGGATTCGTCGGCCTCGACCACCATCCAGTCGCTCTCGCCCATGCGGGCATTGGTGCCGTAGGCGTTGATGATACCGCCATTGATCACGGTCGGGTCGAGCCCGCCCTTTTCGAGCAGGGTCGCGACCAGCGAGGTCGTCGTCGTCTTGCCGTGCGTGCCGGCAATGGCGACGCAGGATTTCAGCCGCATCAGCTCAGCCAGCATCTCGGCGCGGCGCACCACCGGCAGGCGCTGCTCGCGCGCCGCCATCAATTCAGGATTGTCGCGCTTGATCGCGGTCGAGACCACGACCACCTCGGCATCGCCGATATTCTCGGCCTTGTGGCCGACGAAGGTCTTGATGCCCTTCTGCGCCAGGCGCTTGACATTGGCGCCGTCGGAGGCGTCCGAGCCCTGCACCTTGTAGCCGAGATTATGCAACACCTCGGCGATGCCGGACATGCCGATGCCGCCGATGCCGACGAAATGGATGGAGCCGAGTTTCGGCGGCAGCTTCATGGTATCGCGTCCTGAAAGATCAGTTCTGGGCGGTCTGCAGCACGAGCCGCGCCAGGCGGTCGGCCGCATCCGGTATGCCCGCGCTCTTGGCCGCCTGAGCCATCGCCGTCAAGCGCAACGGTTCGGCAAGCAGCACGGACAGCTCGGCGGCAAGCCGCCGAGGCGAGAAATCGCTCTGCAAGATCATCATTGCCCCGCCGGCCCTGGCGAGCACTCCGGCGTTGGCGGCCTGGTCCTGATCGAGCGAGCCCGGCAGCGGCACGAGCAGGGACGGCCGGCCGATCACCGTAAGCTCGGCGATGGTCGAGGCGCCTGAGCGTGCGATCACCAGATGCGCCGCCGCCATCCGCGCTGGCAGGTCCTTGAAGAAGGGCGCGATCTCGAACTTGATGCCGAGAGAGGCATAGATCTTCCGCACCCGCTCGTCGTCTTCGGCCCGCGCCTGCTGGACGATCGACAGGCGGCTGCGCTCCTCCGGCGAGAGCAGCTGCATCGCCGGTGGGACGATATCGGCCATCACCCGCGCGCCCTGGCTACCGCCGAAGACGAGCAGGTTAATACGCCCGTCCGGCTCGCCATAGGGCGAGACCGCCTCGATCACCGCCGGCCTGACCGGATTGCCGACCTGGGTGCACTTCCGTGCTTGTTCCGGCGTCAGCCCGCCGACCTCGGCAAAGCCTGTGGCGATGGCCTTGACCCGGCTGGCGAGGAAGCGGTTTGCCCGGCCGATCACGGCATTCTGCTCGTGCACCATGGTCGGCACACCCATCAGCGCCGCGGCGAAGACCGGCGGCACCGTCGGATAGCCGCCGAAGCCGACGACGATGGCAGGCTTCAGCTGCTTGATCGCCTGGCGCGCCGCCAGCCCGCCGCGCAGGAGCACCAGCGCGGCTTTCGCCATCGCGACCGGCGATTTGCCGGAGGGCGTCGCCGCCGGCACCGCATGGATCGACTCGGCCGGGAAGTTGCCGGCGTATTCGGCAGCGCGCGTATCGGTGATCAGCGCCACCCTGGCACCATGACTGTGCAAGGCATGGCTCAGCGCCTCGGCCGGAAAGAGGTGCCCACCCGTGCCGCCAGCGGCGAGCACGACGAGCGGCGCCGACGCTTCTGCGCTCACGAACTGCGCTCCGGCTTGCCGAAGCTCTCGGCGCGCGGCCGCTTTCGGGTCAACGCCAGGAGGAAGCCGGTGCCGAGCGCCAGCGAGATCAGCGAGGAGCCGCCATAGGAGATGAACGGCAAGGTCATGCCCTTGGCCGGCATCATGTGCAGGTTCACCATCATGTTGATCGCGGCCTGGATGCCGAAGAGCAGAGCGAGGCCGGTGACGCCGAGGCGTACGAACGGATCCTCGGCGCGCTGCGCCACGAACAATGCCCGAAGCACGATGACCGCGAAGAGCAGCACCAGCACCATACAGACGACGATGCCGAACTCCTCGGCGGTGACCGCGAAGATGAAGTCGGTATGTGCGTCGGGCAGGATCCGCTTCACCGTGCCCTCGCCCGGGCCTTTGCCGAACCAGCCGCCCTGGGCGAAGCTCTCCAGCGCGGTGTCGACCTGGAAGGTGTCGCCCGAGCCCTTGTCCATGAAGCGCTCGATGCGGGCGCGCACGTGCGGCACGAGCTCATAGGCGATGAAGAGGCCGACGGCGCCGATGCCACCGAGCCCCAGGACCCAGAACCAGTGCAGGCCGGCGACGAAGAACAGCCCGGCCCAGACCAGGGTGACCAGGATGGTCTGGCCGAAATCGGGCTGCAGCACCAAGGGCACGATCGTGATCGGCAGCAGCAGGAAGGCGATGATCGTGCCCGGCAGCTCCGGCCGGCGATGGCCTTCGGCAAAAGCCCAGGCAGCAAGCACGACGAAGGCCGGTTTCAGGAATTCGGAGGGTTGGATCGAGCCGAGCGGCCCGAGCGTCAGCCAGCGCTTGGCGCCCTTGACCTCGACGCCGAAATAGAGCGTGCCGATCACGCCGGCGAGAGAGAACAGGAAGATGACCAGCGCGATCCGCCGCACCTGGCGCGGCGCGAGCAGTGAGGTCGAGAGGAAGATCGCCAGTGCCACCAGCAGATAGACCACCTGGCGGTTGACGAAATGGAAGGTCGACAGGCCCAGCCGCTCGGCGACAGGCGGCCCGCCCGCCATCAGCAGCACCACGCCGGAGACCATCAGCGTCACCAGCGTCGTCAGGATGACGCGGTCGATCGACCACCACCAGCGGCCACTCAGGCTGGGTTCTGCGCGCGAGACCATCGTTCCAAGGCTCCGTCGACGAGCAGGCAGATCGAAGGCGCCCGCTCCGGCGAATCACTCTGTCAATGAATGGTTAACCGATTGATTCCGATCGTCGGCTTGTCGATGAGCTCGGCTCCTCATGCACAGGCTGCTCACGTCTCGGGATAGGGCCTTCCGTCCTTGTGCACGAAGCGCCCATCGGCATTGGCGCTCATCATGTCGATGTCGGAGCAGGTGGTCAGGTCGGCTCCATGGCGGCTGCCGACTTCGAGATAGACCGCGACCTTATCCGATCGGTTGATCATGTGGTGGCCGTTGCCGCTGTCCTTGGCGAAGGCGGCGCAGTCACCTGCGCGCAGCACGGTTTCGCCTTCATCCTCGACCAGGACCAGCTCACCTTCGAGCAGATAGATGAACTCGTCCTCATGCGAATGCCAGTGCCGCTGGCTCGACCAGCCGCCCGGCGGAAGCCGCATCAGGTTCACGCCGAAATCGCTCAGGCCACCGGCATTGCCGAGCCGCTTGCGGATGCGTTCGGCGCAGGGAGCATCGAAAGGCTTTGGATAGCCCGAACCCTTGCGCTCCGGCACGGCCGCGACGTCGATCTTGGGCATAAAGGTCTCCCGGATGTCGGGGCCGCAGAGGCTCCACTAAGCCAGCGCCGCGACGCGCTCCACCTTGATCTCGTCCTCATGGGCGCGGGCCTCGACGAGATCATACGCCGCCTGCATGCGCAGCATCGTCTCCGCCCGGACGCCGAAGGCTTTCTCGAACCGGATCGCCATCTCGGCGGACAAGGCGGCCTTGCCGTTGAGAAGATTGCTCATGGCCTGCCGCGTCACACCCAGCTTCTCGGCCGCGACAGTCACACTCAAGCCATAGGGCTCGACGATTTCGGTCCGCAGCCACGCGCCGGGATGTACGGCGAAGCTCGGATGAAGCTTGATGGCCATCAATGATAATCCTCCAGATCGATATCCTCGATCGCGAGAGCCTGATTGACGCAAAACGTCATGCGCCAGTTCTTGGTCACGACGAGCGACCATTCGCCCGCCCGGTCGCCCGTGAGCTGATGGGCCCCATAATTGGGCGGATTCTTCAGCTCGTCGGCGGCATCAACTGCAGCCAGATAGGCGAGCATGTTCCGAAGCCGATCCACGAGATTGCCGGGCAGACCTTTGCTTTTCCCGGTTTCCGCGAACTGTCGGAGCGCTTTGTGCCTGATGCTCGCGATCTCCATCGGAGGAGGTTAGCGCGCAGACTGTCGCGCGTCAATTGTCACTTGACGGATCGAGTCTCTAGCGCGGCGTGAACTCTATCGCTCGCTCGGCTCAAACCCCGGCAGCGCCTTGACCAGTGCCCGGAACGCGTCCCCCCGCACCTCGAAGTTCGGGAACTGGTCATAGGACGCGCAGGCTGGCGAGAGCAGCACGGCGATCTCCCCACTCCCCTGCTGCGCCAGCGCGGCCTTCGCCGCCGCGGCGACGGCGACGTCGAGCGTGCCGCTGCGCTCGTAAGCGACTCGGCCGTCGTCGTCGAAGGTTGCGGCGAAGAGGTCGCTCGCCGTGCCGATGAGATAGGCGCGGGCGATGTTGGGGAAATAGCGCCTGAGCGACTCGATGCCGCCTTCCTTGGCCTTGCCGCCGAGGATCCAGAAGATCTCGCGAAAGGAGGTCAGGGCCTTCTCGGTCGAGTCGGCATTCGTCGCTTTGGAATCGTTGATGAAAATGATCCGGCCGATGCGGCCGAACTCCTCCATCCGGTGCTTCAGCCCAGGATAGCTCCTGAAACCGGCAGCGATCTCCTCGGCCGAAAGGCCCAGTGCCGCACAGGCGGCAAAGGCAGCTGCCGCGTTCTGGGCATTGTGGCTGCCGCGCAAGCTACCAATGCCGGCGAGATTGGCCACGACCTTGGGCTTGCCATCCCTGACTTCGACGATCCGCGTATCGAGCTGGCCAGCATTGGCGGTGACGCCGGCAAAGACGCCCTCGTCGAGCGGCTGCTCGCCGCTGATCTTCACGAGTGACTTCCCCGAGGCGGCGCGCCGTCGCGCCATCTGCTTCGAAGGCTCGTCGTCGACGCCGATCACCGCGATGTCGGAGGCCGCGACCAGCCGCTCCTTGATCGCACCATAGGCCTCGAAGGTACCGTGCCGGTCGAGATGATCGGGCGTCAGGTTCAGCTGGATGCCGACGCTGGGTTTCATCGAGGGCGCCAGGTCGATCTGGAAAGTAGAGCACTCGACCACATGGATACGGTTGTCGGCGGGCGGCTCCAGCGCCAGCACCGCGGTGCCGATATTGCCGCCCATCTGCACGTCGCGGCCGGCCGCCTGCAGCACATGCGCAATCAGGGCCGTCGTCGTCGACTTGCCATTTGTGCCGGTGATGCAGACCACCGGTGCGTTCGGCGCGATCTTCGCCCGCTCCAGGAAGAACAATTCGATGTCGCCGATCACCGGAACGCTTACCGCCCTGGCCTTCTCGACCGTCCAGTGCGGCGCCGGATGCGTCAGCGGCACGCCGGGCGAGAGCACGAAGGCGGCAAAGCCCGACCAGTCGACGGAGGCGAGATCGACGACGGAAAACCCCTCGGCTGCAGCCTTGTCGCGGCTCGCCTGATTATCGTCCCAGCAGGCAACCTGTGCCCCGCCGGCAACGAGCGCACGCGCCGTCGCCAGACCCGAGCCGCCCAGGCCGAACAGGGCAAGCGTCTTGCCTGCGAAAACGGTGACCGGCGTCATCGGATCAACGCAGCTTCAGCGTGGCGAGGCCGACCAGCGCCAGCACCACCGAGATGATCCAGAAGCGGATCACCACCTGCGGCTCGGTCCAGCCCAGCTTCTCGAAATGATGGTGGATCGGCGCCATCAGGAAGACGCGCTTGCCGGTGCGCTTGAAGACCGCGACCTGGATGATCACCGAGAGCGCCTCGACCACGAAAAGGCCGCCGACGATGGCGAGCACGACCTCGTGCTTGATCGCGACCGCGATGGTGCCGAGCATGCCGCCCAGGCCGAGCGAGCCGGTGTCGCCCATGAAGATCTGGGCCGGCGGCGCGTTGAACCAGAGGAAGCCGAGCCCCGCCCCCATCATCGCGCCGCAGATCACCGCAAGCTCGCCGACGCCGGGGACATGGTGGATCTGCAGGTAGTTGGCGAAGATGGCGTTACCGGCGAGGTAGGCGATGAAGCCGAAGGTGCCGGCCGCGATCATCACCGGCACGATGGCGAGCCCGTCGAGCCCGTCGGTCAGGTTCACCGAATTGCCGGCACCGACGACGACGAAAGCGGTGACAACCGGAAACAGGATGCCAAGCGGGATCATCAGCTCCTTGAGGAACGGCATGGCGAAGCCGCTCGCGATCGAAGGCGGGCTGACCTGCATGATGGCGGTGCAGGCGGCGAGCGCGATGACGATCTCGAGGCCGAGGCGCGCCTTGCTGGAGAAGCCCTTGTGCGACTGCTTCGTCACCTTGAGGAAGTCGTCGTAGAAGCCGATCGCGCCATAGGTCGCGGTGACGCCGAGCACGATCCAGACGTAAGGATTGCGCAGATTGCCCCAGAGCAGCGTCGCGACGAACAGCCCGGTCAGGATCATCAGGCCGCCCATGGTCGGCGTGCCGCGCTTGGCGAGATGCGATTCCGGCCCGTCGGTGCGGATCGGCTGGCCCTTGCCCTGCTTGAGCCGCAGCCAGGAAATCGCCCACGGCCCGAAGAAGAAGACGAAAAGCAGCGCGGTCGCGGTCGCCCCGCCGGCGCGGAAGGTGATGTAGCGGAAGACGTTGAGGATCGGGAACGTCCCCGCAAAATCGGCAAGCCAGACCAGCATCGAACTCTATTCCTTACTCAGTCGTCGGCCTGGACGACCGGGAAGCGAGCCGTCATCGCCTTGACGATCGGCCCCATGCGCGTGCCGAGCGAGCCTTTCACCGTGACGACATCGCCGGCGCGGAGGGCGTCGAGCACATAGGGCTCGAGA
This sequence is a window from Bosea vestrisii. Protein-coding genes within it:
- a CDS encoding HigA family addiction module antitoxin is translated as MAIKLHPSFAVHPGAWLRTEIVEPYGLSVTVAAEKLGVTRQAMSNLLNGKAALSAEMAIRFEKAFGVRAETMLRMQAAYDLVEARAHEDEIKVERVAALA
- a CDS encoding type II toxin-antitoxin system RelE/ParE family toxin, with translation MEIASIRHKALRQFAETGKSKGLPGNLVDRLRNMLAYLAAVDAADELKNPPNYGAHQLTGDRAGEWSLVVTKNWRMTFCVNQALAIEDIDLEDYH
- the murD gene encoding UDP-N-acetylmuramoyl-L-alanine--D-glutamate ligase — its product is MTPVTVFAGKTLALFGLGGSGLATARALVAGGAQVACWDDNQASRDKAAAEGFSVVDLASVDWSGFAAFVLSPGVPLTHPAPHWTVEKARAVSVPVIGDIELFFLERAKIAPNAPVVCITGTNGKSTTTALIAHVLQAAGRDVQMGGNIGTAVLALEPPADNRIHVVECSTFQIDLAPSMKPSVGIQLNLTPDHLDRHGTFEAYGAIKERLVAASDIAVIGVDDEPSKQMARRRAASGKSLVKISGEQPLDEGVFAGVTANAGQLDTRIVEVRDGKPKVVANLAGIGSLRGSHNAQNAAAAFAACAALGLSAEEIAAGFRSYPGLKHRMEEFGRIGRIIFINDSKATNADSTEKALTSFREIFWILGGKAKEGGIESLRRYFPNIARAYLIGTASDLFAATFDDDGRVAYERSGTLDVAVAAAAKAALAQQGSGEIAVLLSPACASYDQFPNFEVRGDAFRALVKALPGFEPSER
- the mraY gene encoding phospho-N-acetylmuramoyl-pentapeptide-transferase; amino-acid sequence: MLVWLADFAGTFPILNVFRYITFRAGGATATALLFVFFFGPWAISWLRLKQGKGQPIRTDGPESHLAKRGTPTMGGLMILTGLFVATLLWGNLRNPYVWIVLGVTATYGAIGFYDDFLKVTKQSHKGFSSKARLGLEIVIALAACTAIMQVSPPSIASGFAMPFLKELMIPLGILFPVVTAFVVVGAGNSVNLTDGLDGLAIVPVMIAAGTFGFIAYLAGNAIFANYLQIHHVPGVGELAVICGAMMGAGLGFLWFNAPPAQIFMGDTGSLGLGGMLGTIAVAIKHEVVLAIVGGLFVVEALSVIIQVAVFKRTGKRVFLMAPIHHHFEKLGWTEPQVVIRFWIISVVLALVGLATLKLR